In one window of Methanobrevibacter sp. DNA:
- a CDS encoding 50S ribosomal protein L11: MAKDTVEVLLEGGTATPGPPLGPAIGPFGVNMMQVVEEINKKSADFAGMKVPVIITIDSNTKEFEIEIGTPPTTALIMDELGIEKGAHEPGAEVAADLSVEQALKIARMKFDSLLANDYKAATKEIMGTCVSMGITVDGKDPRDAQKAVDAGEYDDILVE, translated from the coding sequence ATGGCTAAAGATACAGTTGAAGTTCTTCTCGAAGGTGGAACAGCTACTCCTGGACCACCATTAGGTCCTGCTATCGGACCTTTCGGTGTTAATATGATGCAAGTAGTTGAAGAGATCAATAAGAAAAGTGCTGATTTCGCTGGTATGAAAGTACCTGTAATCATTACTATTGACAGTAATACCAAAGAATTTGAAATTGAAATCGGTACCCCTCCAACAACTGCACTTATTATGGATGAACTTGGCATTGAAAAAGGTGCTCATGAACCTGGTGCTGAAGTTGCAGCAGATTTATCTGTAGAGCAAGCATTGAAAATTGCAAGAATGAAATTCGATTCATTACTCGCAAACGACTACAAGGCTGCAACCAAAGAGATTATGGGTACTTGTGTAAGTATGGGAATTACCGTAGACGGCAAAGACCCAAGAGATGCTCAAAAAGCAGTTGATGCTGGAGAGTACGATGATATTTTAGTAGAATAG
- a CDS encoding 50S ribosomal protein L1 has protein sequence MTQEIIDAVKEAKEQAKPRNFTQSIDVIINLKDLDVRKPENRFSEEVALPNGRGKEIKIGVIADGELALAAKNAGVDVVISKEDLQEFGKDIKAAKKVVNSVDSFIAQADMMPLVGRFLGRILGPRNKMPKPVPASARIEPLLERAQATIKVGVKQQPSIQILVGTQDMDDEKLAENIEAVLAVLDRNLEKGRNQIKSMYIKATMGSVVRVI, from the coding sequence ATGACACAAGAGATTATTGATGCGGTGAAGGAGGCAAAAGAACAAGCTAAGCCGAGAAACTTCACTCAATCCATTGATGTTATCATTAACCTCAAGGATTTAGATGTCAGAAAACCAGAAAACAGATTTAGCGAAGAAGTAGCTCTTCCTAACGGCCGTGGCAAAGAGATCAAAATCGGAGTCATCGCTGATGGGGAATTAGCTCTTGCTGCTAAAAATGCTGGTGTAGATGTCGTGATTTCCAAAGAAGATTTACAAGAATTTGGTAAAGACATTAAAGCTGCTAAAAAAGTAGTCAATTCTGTCGATTCATTTATCGCACAAGCTGATATGATGCCACTTGTAGGTAGATTCTTAGGTCGTATTTTAGGACCTCGTAATAAGATGCCTAAACCTGTGCCTGCTAGTGCAAGAATCGAACCATTACTTGAAAGAGCACAAGCTACCATTAAGGTAGGTGTTAAACAACAACCTTCTATTCAAATCTTAGTTGGAACTCAAGATATGGATGACGAGAAGTTAGCTGAAAATATTGAAGCTGTTCTTGCAGTATTAGACCGCAATTTAGAAAAAGGAAGAAACCAAATCAAATCCATGTATATTAAAGCGACAATGGGTTCAGTAGTGAGGGTGATTTAA
- the ftsZ gene encoding cell division protein FtsZ → MKFIDDAIKGSEETIENSAPKKSNDALDEELLEYIQKSRANIIVVGAGGAGNNTISRLNEIGIEGANTIAVNTDAQDLFYSTADKKLLLGRQTCGGLGAGGEPTVGEESAEESEEDIREELEGADMVFVTCGLGGGTGTGSAPVIAKVAKKSGALTVAVATMPFSAEGVKRRENAEIGLEKLQENADTVIVIPNDKLLEVAPNLPLNKAFMASDEILGRAVKGITELITKPGLISLDFADISSIMKGSGMAMIGMGESETGDRAIESVHEALSSPLLDIDISNAKGALINISGSSDLTLNEAEKIVQIVGDRLDPEANIIWGAQIDEELENMIRTTIVVSGVKSQYTIEPKNDDFEEIEFDEDFEGTVLGKSDDAPADPLDEFLDGIF, encoded by the coding sequence GTGAAATTTATAGATGATGCAATTAAAGGATCAGAAGAAACCATTGAAAATTCTGCTCCTAAAAAATCAAATGATGCTTTAGATGAAGAATTATTGGAATATATTCAAAAAAGCCGTGCTAACATTATTGTAGTTGGTGCTGGTGGTGCAGGAAACAATACCATTTCCAGATTGAATGAAATCGGTATTGAAGGTGCAAACACCATTGCTGTAAATACTGATGCTCAAGATTTATTCTACAGCACTGCTGATAAAAAATTGCTTTTAGGTAGACAAACCTGCGGCGGTCTTGGTGCAGGTGGAGAACCTACTGTAGGTGAAGAATCTGCTGAAGAAAGTGAAGAAGACATTAGAGAAGAATTGGAAGGCGCTGACATGGTATTCGTTACCTGTGGTCTTGGTGGTGGAACCGGTACTGGTTCTGCTCCTGTTATCGCAAAGGTAGCTAAGAAATCCGGTGCCTTAACTGTTGCTGTAGCAACCATGCCATTCTCTGCTGAAGGTGTAAAAAGAAGAGAAAACGCAGAAATCGGTTTAGAAAAACTTCAAGAAAATGCAGATACTGTAATTGTTATTCCTAATGATAAATTATTAGAAGTTGCTCCTAACCTTCCTTTAAACAAAGCTTTCATGGCTTCAGATGAAATCTTAGGAAGAGCTGTTAAAGGAATCACCGAACTCATTACCAAACCTGGACTTATCAGTCTGGACTTCGCTGATATCAGTTCTATCATGAAAGGTTCCGGTATGGCAATGATTGGTATGGGAGAATCTGAAACTGGTGACAGAGCTATTGAATCTGTACACGAAGCATTAAGCAGTCCTTTATTAGACATTGACATTTCCAATGCTAAAGGTGCATTGATTAACATTTCAGGTAGTTCAGACTTAACCTTGAATGAAGCTGAAAAAATCGTGCAAATTGTTGGTGACAGATTAGATCCAGAAGCAAACATCATTTGGGGAGCTCAAATCGATGAAGAGTTAGAAAACATGATAAGAACTACCATTGTTGTTTCTGGTGTAAAATCCCAATATACCATCGAACCTAAAAATGACGATTTCGAAGAAATCGAATTCGACGAAGACTTTGAAGGAACTGTATTAGGAAAAAGTGATGATGCTCCTGCAGATCCTTTAGATGAGTTCTTAGATGGTATATTCTAA
- a CDS encoding 50S ribosomal protein L10, which translates to MAHVAEWKKEEVNELKGLIDSAEVVGIVNLLNIPARQLQEMRKTLAGKATIRLSKINLMKLALEDCDAEKANITGLSDFMEGQPALVCTDMNPFRLYKILEDSKTSAPAKAGATAPEDIVVPAGDTGFPPGPFLGDLQQIGVPAKIDKGKIVVSKDTVVVEAGEEVSKQVAAALTRMDIKPMEVGMDLKAVYEDGSIFKADVLAIDEEETIADIQTAFTKAFNLSVFTAYPTSQTISTIISTAHTKAYNVAIEAAIPTDKTSDMLIALANAKMLALAGELSSDAIDDEIANKLANVAVAAAPVVEEAEEEEEVEEEEEEDKSEETAALGLGALFG; encoded by the coding sequence ATGGCTCACGTTGCTGAATGGAAAAAAGAAGAAGTTAATGAATTAAAAGGTTTAATTGATTCTGCAGAAGTTGTAGGTATTGTTAACTTATTAAACATTCCTGCTAGACAATTGCAAGAAATGAGAAAAACTCTTGCAGGAAAAGCAACTATCAGATTATCAAAAATCAACCTTATGAAATTAGCTTTAGAAGATTGTGATGCTGAGAAAGCTAACATTACTGGGCTTTCTGATTTTATGGAAGGTCAACCTGCACTTGTATGTACTGACATGAATCCTTTCAGATTGTACAAAATATTAGAAGACAGTAAAACTTCCGCTCCTGCAAAAGCTGGGGCAACTGCTCCTGAAGATATTGTTGTACCTGCTGGAGACACTGGATTCCCACCAGGTCCGTTCCTTGGTGACTTACAACAAATAGGCGTACCTGCTAAAATCGACAAAGGAAAAATTGTAGTTTCTAAAGATACTGTTGTAGTGGAAGCTGGAGAAGAAGTTTCTAAACAAGTAGCAGCTGCTTTAACCAGAATGGATATCAAACCTATGGAAGTAGGTATGGATCTTAAGGCTGTATATGAAGACGGTTCTATCTTTAAAGCAGATGTTTTAGCTATTGATGAAGAAGAAACCATTGCAGATATTCAAACTGCGTTCACTAAAGCATTTAACTTATCTGTATTTACTGCTTACCCAACTAGTCAAACCATTTCAACTATTATCAGTACTGCTCATACTAAAGCATACAATGTTGCTATTGAAGCGGCTATTCCTACTGACAAGACTTCTGACATGTTAATTGCACTTGCAAACGCTAAGATGTTAGCATTGGCTGGTGAATTATCTTCTGATGCAATCGATGACGAAATCGCTAATAAATTGGCAAATGTTGCAGTAGCTGCAGCTCCTGTCGTTGAAGAAGCTGAAGAGGAAGAGGAAGTTGAAGAAGAGGAAGAAGAAGATAAAAGTGAAGAAACTGCAGCACTTGGATTAGGTGCTTTGTTCGGTTAG
- a CDS encoding pyruvate kinase alpha/beta domain-containing protein has product MEKTITYFEEPGIENTDALIELVKERLEGSDIKYVAIASATGASALKLNEALKELDVTIVNCSHHVGFKGANVADIDDETKAKLEAEGIVTYMGSHALSGVGKSISKKFGGATPVEIIAATYRTFCQGIKVCAEISIMLADAGLIPVGEEIIAIGGTGHGVDTAVVMTAANMTNVFDIKFHEIIAMPR; this is encoded by the coding sequence ATGGAAAAAACAATCACTTATTTCGAAGAACCGGGCATTGAAAATACCGATGCGCTAATTGAACTTGTCAAGGAAAGATTGGAAGGATCAGACATTAAATATGTTGCCATTGCCTCTGCTACTGGTGCAAGTGCATTAAAGCTTAATGAAGCATTGAAGGAATTGGATGTCACCATCGTAAACTGTTCCCATCATGTCGGATTTAAAGGGGCAAATGTGGCAGACATTGATGATGAGACAAAAGCAAAGCTTGAAGCGGAAGGAATCGTTACTTATATGGGATCCCATGCCTTAAGCGGTGTTGGAAAAAGTATTTCCAAAAAATTCGGTGGAGCAACTCCTGTGGAAATCATTGCAGCAACCTACAGAACATTCTGCCAAGGAATTAAGGTATGTGCGGAAATCTCCATCATGCTTGCTGATGCAGGATTGATTCCAGTAGGTGAAGAGATAATAGCTATTGGTGGAACAGGACATGGAGTGGACACTGCTGTTGTAATGACTGCAGCCAACATGACCAATGTATTTGACATCAAATTCCATGAAATCATAGCTATGCCAAGATAA
- a CDS encoding protein translocase SEC61 complex subunit gamma, producing MNFKESTSDFIKQSKRVLKVARKPDREEFLNFSKVTAIGIAIIGVIGFIIVLLGQLIGL from the coding sequence ATGAATTTTAAAGAAAGTACTAGTGATTTCATTAAACAAAGTAAAAGAGTATTAAAAGTAGCTAGAAAACCGGATCGTGAAGAGTTTTTAAATTTCTCCAAAGTTACTGCAATAGGTATTGCAATTATTGGAGTAATCGGTTTCATCATTGTTTTATTAGGCCAATTGATAGGCTTATAA
- the rpl12p gene encoding 50S ribosomal protein P1 has translation MEYIYAAMILHTTEQDINEENVTKILEAAGATVDESRVKALIAALEDVDIEEAIATAAVAPAAGAAPAAAAPAEEEEA, from the coding sequence ATGGAATATATATATGCGGCAATGATTTTGCACACCACAGAACAAGATATTAATGAAGAAAATGTAACTAAAATCTTAGAAGCAGCTGGCGCTACTGTAGATGAATCTAGAGTTAAAGCTTTAATCGCAGCATTAGAAGATGTTGATATTGAAGAAGCAATCGCAACCGCAGCAGTAGCACCAGCAGCAGGTGCAGCACCTGCAGCAGCAGCACCAGCAGAAGAAGAAGAAGCTG
- a CDS encoding transcription elongation factor Spt5, whose translation MEDHKNSIFALKTSAGQERNVARLLAMKADKPGVDIKSIVVPESLKGYIIVESATNLDMKNPDMKVRHLRGIVGAKKDGTIDANSQITLEEVKKFLKPQPIISSIQKGSIVELVSGPFKGEKSKVVRLDESREEVVLELIEAAVPIPVTVKADQIRIIKKEAD comes from the coding sequence ATGGAAGATCATAAAAATTCCATATTTGCTCTTAAAACATCAGCAGGTCAAGAAAGAAATGTTGCAAGACTTTTAGCGATGAAAGCGGACAAGCCTGGAGTAGATATTAAATCAATAGTTGTTCCGGAATCATTAAAAGGTTATATCATAGTCGAATCTGCAACCAACCTTGACATGAAGAACCCTGACATGAAGGTTCGTCATTTAAGAGGTATTGTAGGTGCTAAGAAAGACGGAACTATTGATGCTAACAGTCAAATAACCTTGGAAGAAGTTAAAAAATTCTTGAAACCGCAACCTATCATCTCTTCAATACAAAAAGGAAGTATTGTCGAGCTTGTTTCAGGTCCTTTCAAAGGTGAAAAATCTAAAGTTGTCCGTTTAGATGAATCTCGTGAAGAAGTTGTTCTCGAGTTAATTGAAGCAGCAGTTCCGATTCCTGTTACTGTTAAAGCTGATCAAATTAGAATTATTAAAAAGGAGGCTGACTAA
- a CDS encoding coenzyme F420-0:L-glutamate ligase, which translates to MTTNPTYKEGETKEGQKYKYVEIKGYKVIPIETHYIKPNESIDFMIDDISKLAEEGDYLVIAETPISVSQGRLVDEADYTPSFKATFLATYWSKYFWGYVLGPILGIKERTIKNLRKLPEESKRHKEVVLQLYGWKHALKPASEAGIDLSNAPGTCVSLLPENPEKVAKEISADIKNKTNNTITTLIIDTDATYRRGNKYFTGLPIAIPGIEADKGVFGYTLGQLSENLGSTPLGCSREIDVDEAIMIANVAEDYQKSLSTAMETIYSVKDVLDSDTHEVTVESLDSIIHTPAVLIRKIE; encoded by the coding sequence ATGACAACTAATCCAACTTACAAAGAAGGGGAAACCAAAGAAGGCCAAAAATACAAATATGTTGAAATCAAAGGGTATAAGGTAATTCCTATTGAAACACATTATATCAAACCTAATGAAAGCATAGATTTCATGATAGATGACATCTCCAAACTTGCAGAGGAAGGAGACTATTTGGTTATTGCAGAAACTCCAATCTCCGTATCTCAAGGCAGATTGGTTGATGAAGCGGATTACACACCATCATTCAAGGCCACATTTTTGGCAACATACTGGAGCAAATACTTTTGGGGATATGTTCTTGGACCTATTCTCGGAATCAAGGAAAGGACAATTAAAAATTTAAGGAAGCTCCCAGAGGAATCCAAAAGACATAAAGAGGTAGTCTTGCAGTTATACGGTTGGAAACATGCATTGAAGCCAGCATCTGAGGCAGGAATTGACTTAAGCAATGCACCTGGAACATGCGTATCACTGCTTCCGGAAAATCCTGAAAAAGTTGCCAAGGAAATCAGTGCAGATATAAAAAATAAAACCAACAACACAATAACAACATTGATTATAGACACCGATGCAACATATAGAAGAGGAAACAAATATTTCACAGGGCTTCCAATAGCCATTCCTGGAATTGAAGCCGACAAAGGTGTTTTCGGATACACTTTAGGACAGCTATCTGAAAACTTGGGATCAACCCCTCTTGGCTGTTCAAGAGAGATAGATGTTGATGAGGCCATCATGATAGCCAATGTTGCAGAGGATTATCAGAAATCATTGTCAACAGCAATGGAAACCATCTACAGTGTAAAAGACGTTTTAGATTCCGATACTCATGAAGTTACTGTAGAATCATTGGATTCTATTATACATACACCTGCAGTTTTGATTAGAAAAATAGAATAA